The Verrucomicrobiota bacterium JB022 genome includes a region encoding these proteins:
- a CDS encoding AraC family transcriptional regulator — translation MDLLTDILQQAGLQRAVLRQREGSAPWVITCRCDRSIAFHLVRAGQVTIEGCRCSQRLELEPGDLVMLARGFDHTVTTRTPAGQEVAVISGHYRLWNDPVHMIFRELPTTFVLRGAEAEEIPAIRRLLPVIEAELADLQMGADSARRGLLDVLFNYLLRAWLDRHTGSETGWAGALQDPQLVRVFTLLHTQWTRSWTLDELASESGFSRPTLARRFKQHTGDTPLHYLTTLRVQRAMHLLSNTLLPIGAVADQCGYSDAFVFSKAFKRLTGESPRDFRQRNLAEAVARQEGEA, via the coding sequence TGGGTGATCACTTGCCGGTGCGACCGTAGCATCGCGTTTCACCTTGTCCGGGCGGGACAGGTGACGATCGAGGGCTGCCGATGCTCCCAGCGTCTGGAGCTCGAGCCGGGAGACCTGGTGATGCTGGCCCGTGGGTTTGACCACACCGTGACGACGCGGACGCCTGCCGGGCAGGAGGTGGCGGTGATCAGCGGGCACTATCGGCTGTGGAACGACCCTGTACACATGATCTTTCGGGAGCTGCCCACCACCTTTGTCCTGCGCGGGGCCGAAGCGGAAGAAATCCCGGCGATCCGACGCCTGCTGCCGGTGATCGAGGCGGAGCTGGCTGACCTGCAAATGGGTGCCGACTCAGCTCGCCGGGGGCTGCTCGACGTGCTCTTCAACTACCTGCTGCGTGCGTGGCTCGATCGCCATACGGGCAGCGAAACGGGCTGGGCGGGTGCATTGCAGGATCCGCAACTGGTGCGCGTCTTCACGCTTTTGCACACCCAGTGGACCCGCTCTTGGACTTTGGACGAGCTGGCGTCTGAGAGCGGCTTTTCACGCCCCACCTTGGCCCGCCGATTCAAGCAGCATACCGGAGATACGCCGCTGCATTACCTCACGACTTTGCGGGTGCAACGGGCGATGCACTTGTTGAGCAATACGCTGTTGCCCATCGGGGCGGTGGCCGACCAGTGCGGCTACAGCGATGCCTTTGTCTTTTCCAAAGCCTTCAAGAGGCTGACGGGTGAATCTCCACGCGATTTCCGCCAGCGCAACCTCGCGGAGGCGGTGGCGCGCCAGGAAGGGGAGGCGTAG